The following DNA comes from Riemerella anatipestifer ATCC 11845 = DSM 15868.
ATAGACACTGCAGATTTAAGCTCTCCTCTTCCCATGATTTTGATTAAATCATTTTTAGAAGCCAAACCATTTTCTACTAAAACTTCTTTAGTGATATCACCTTTGATTCCTTTAGTATCTATAAGAGCTTGAATAGTATCTAAATTGATACCTCTGTAGTCTTTTCTGCTAATGTTGTTAAATCCAAATTTAGGAAGTCTTCTTTGTAAAGGCATTTGTCCTCCTTCAAATCCTATTTTCATAGAGTATCCAGAACGAGACTTTTGTCCTTTATGTCCTTTTGTAGAGGTACCTCCTTTTCCACTTCCTTG
Coding sequences within:
- the rplO gene encoding 50S ribosomal protein L15 — its product is MNLNNIKPAKGSTHNSKRIGRGQGSGKGGTSTKGHKGQKSRSGYSMKIGFEGGQMPLQRRLPKFGFNNISRKDYRGINLDTIQALIDTKGIKGDITKEVLVENGLASKNDLIKIMGRGELKSAVSISANKFTKSAEELINKAGGKVVTL